The uncultured Fibrobacter sp. genome includes the window GAACTTTACCCTGAATCGGTGAAGCCGTTCCGCATGATGCCTTTTGACGTGCAGATGATCGGTGGCTTGGTGCTCCACGAAGGTGCCATCGCCGAAATGGCGACGGGTGAAGGTAAGACCCTTGCCGCTGCCCTTCCGGTTTACCTGAATGGTCTTTCTGGCCACGGTGTGCACGTGGTGACGGTGAACGACTACCTCGCTGGCCGTGACGCCAAGCAGATGGGTATGGTCTATAAGTTCTTGGGACTTACGGTGGGCCTCATCGTGAACGGCCTGAACCCCGAAGAACGCCGCGTGAGCTACAACAGCGACGTGACTTACGGTACCAACAACGAATTCGGCTTTGACTACCTGCGCGACAACATGGCCGTGGAACCCAGCCAGCTGGTGCAACGCGAACTGAACTTCTGTATTGTCGACGAAGTGGATTCCATCTTGATCGACGAAGCCCGTACGCCGCTCATTATTAGTGGCCCGGCCGAAGACGCTACCGAAAAGTACGCCAAGGCAAACGAAATCGCGAAGCAGCTGATTAAGAACAAGGACTTCTCGGTCGACGAAAAGGACAAGAACATCCAGCTGACCGAAAAGGGCGTGAACCACATTCAGGAACTCATGCACATTACGAACCTGTACGGCGAACATGCCGACTGGGTGCATTTCCTCGATAACGCCCTCAAGGCCTGGTACCTTTACGAAAAGGACGTGGACTACATCGTCCGCGATACCGAAATCATCATCGTCGACGAAAACACGGGCCGCCTTATGGAAGGTCGCCGCTACAGCAACGGTATGCACCAGGCAATCGAAGCCAAGGAAGGCGTGCAGATCCGTCGTGAAAACCAGACGCTTGCAACGATTACGTTCCAGAACTACTTCCGCATGTACAAGAAGCTTTCGGGTATGACGGGTACCGCCGAAACCGAAGCCACGGAATTCATCAAGATTTACAACATGAACACTTGGGTGATTCCGACCAACAAGCCTTGCATCCGTAAGGACCTGCAGGACATGGTGTACAAGTCCGAAGACGCCAAGTGGCGCGCCATTGTGGCCGAAATCAAGGAACGTCACGAAAAGGGCCAGCCGCTCCTCGTGGGTACGGCATCCATTGAAAAGTCCGAACATTTGCATGGCCTCCTCGAAAAGGAAGGCATTCCGCACGAAGTCTTGAACGCGAAGAACCATGGCCGCGAAGCTGAAATCATTCAGTACGCCGGCTACAAGGACAAGGTGACGATTGCAACCAACATGGCTGGTCGTGGTACCGACATTGCCCTTGGCCCGGGAGTTACCGAGCTTGGCGGTTTGCATGTGCTTGGCACCGAACGTCATGAATCTCGCCGTATCGACAACCAGCTGCGTGGTCGTTCCGGCCGTCAGGGCGACCCGGGTTCCAGCCAGTATTTCTTGAGCCTCGATGATAACCTGATGCGTATCTTCGGTGGCGACAGCGTGAAGAACTTGATGACCCGCTTTGGCGTGGGCGAAGACGAAGTGATTACCCACCCGATCGTGTCCCGCTCGATTCGTGGTGCCCAGCGCCGCGTGGAAGGCCAGAGCTTCGACATTCGTAAGCACTTGCTTGACTACGATAACGTGATGAACGAACAGCGTAAGGTGATTTACGGCCTGCGCCGCCGTATTCTGAACGGCGAAGACATCAGCGAAGAAATCATGAACCGCATTGAAGACGCCTGCGACATTAAGGTGTCTCAGTACATTCCGGCGAAGACTTACGCCGAAGCCTGGAACCTGGAAGGCCTGCACATCGACTTGCAGCGTAGCCTCGGCATGGAATACAACATGACGCTCGAAGAAGCCATGAGTAAGAC containing:
- the secA gene encoding preprotein translocase subunit SecA; the protein is MSIVDTVLHKIFGTPHERKVKQLRPVIAEIHKAREALEALDDAALAAKSAEFREKLKNGATLDDIKVEAFAVCQEACDRRLGIFNIFKPEFNFDFSRLGPELQESVNAAKAELAAGKNEWEVYLPASVYAKVRELYPESVKPFRMMPFDVQMIGGLVLHEGAIAEMATGEGKTLAAALPVYLNGLSGHGVHVVTVNDYLAGRDAKQMGMVYKFLGLTVGLIVNGLNPEERRVSYNSDVTYGTNNEFGFDYLRDNMAVEPSQLVQRELNFCIVDEVDSILIDEARTPLIISGPAEDATEKYAKANEIAKQLIKNKDFSVDEKDKNIQLTEKGVNHIQELMHITNLYGEHADWVHFLDNALKAWYLYEKDVDYIVRDTEIIIVDENTGRLMEGRRYSNGMHQAIEAKEGVQIRRENQTLATITFQNYFRMYKKLSGMTGTAETEATEFIKIYNMNTWVIPTNKPCIRKDLQDMVYKSEDAKWRAIVAEIKERHEKGQPLLVGTASIEKSEHLHGLLEKEGIPHEVLNAKNHGREAEIIQYAGYKDKVTIATNMAGRGTDIALGPGVTELGGLHVLGTERHESRRIDNQLRGRSGRQGDPGSSQYFLSLDDNLMRIFGGDSVKNLMTRFGVGEDEVITHPIVSRSIRGAQRRVEGQSFDIRKHLLDYDNVMNEQRKVIYGLRRRILNGEDISEEIMNRIEDACDIKVSQYIPAKTYAEAWNLEGLHIDLQRSLGMEYNMTLEEAMSKTPEQVLDEIIGLCKARYEKLTKIIPEADFRQIERRFLLMTIDQVWKEHLYAMDQLKDSIRFHGYAQKDPLMVYKNEGFKLFEGCLEKIATLTALRILNIRITLPNGVTVSPDQLQLKSQEQIEAEKKALEEAQAAAAQKAAEAPAENAEAPAEESAAEQMSAEGAKPAGLAGTAATSETNAISEEQQEAKPMPQSALPGTRPGVNPALLAAARRRAQQQAPKLGRNDLCWCGSGLKYKKCHGKDLE